Proteins encoded in a region of the Puniceibacterium sp. IMCC21224 genome:
- a CDS encoding tripartite tricarboxylate transporter substrate binding protein: MTYTRRRMLAYGVAAGASAMAPSLATGQEAVSFEGKTIEWTIPFGEGGGSDTWARFFSTYLGKYLPGSPNVIVRNVPGGGSISGANAFAQRAAADGTAMLGVSGSTQFPYLLGDKRVQYDYRDLVPVLASPTGAVIYIPASFGIENLSQIGKLKDQALIFPNTGPTSLDLVMILAFDMLGLDVKHVFGMNSRGETRLAFERGEANIDFQTSASYLTNIQPMVDAGTAVPLFTVGALDEDGNVVRDPTFPDIPHFLEAYEAMHGMLPEKSEKFEAYMAFFGAGFPAQKMALLPKSTPAPIVAAFAQAFADALQDPELIARKSDVLGEYPQATGAKADRLFEIATVISPEAKQWMREYLTRNYNVAF; encoded by the coding sequence ATGACTTATACACGCAGAAGAATGCTGGCCTACGGGGTTGCTGCGGGTGCATCCGCAATGGCGCCCTCGTTGGCCACCGGACAGGAGGCCGTCTCTTTCGAGGGCAAGACTATCGAATGGACCATTCCGTTCGGCGAAGGTGGTGGCAGCGATACCTGGGCACGCTTTTTCTCGACCTATTTGGGGAAATACCTGCCGGGATCACCCAATGTCATTGTGCGCAACGTACCCGGCGGCGGCTCGATTTCAGGCGCAAACGCCTTTGCGCAGCGCGCCGCAGCTGATGGTACGGCCATGCTGGGGGTCTCGGGGTCGACGCAATTTCCGTACCTTTTGGGCGACAAGCGGGTGCAATACGACTACCGCGACCTTGTTCCCGTTCTGGCATCGCCAACCGGGGCCGTGATCTACATCCCCGCCAGCTTTGGCATCGAGAATCTTTCGCAGATCGGCAAGCTCAAGGATCAGGCGCTGATCTTTCCGAACACTGGGCCGACCTCGCTGGACCTGGTGATGATACTGGCCTTCGACATGCTTGGACTTGACGTCAAGCATGTGTTCGGCATGAACAGCCGGGGTGAAACCCGTCTCGCGTTCGAGAGGGGCGAGGCCAATATAGATTTCCAGACTTCGGCCAGCTATCTGACGAATATTCAGCCGATGGTCGATGCCGGAACCGCTGTACCGCTGTTCACTGTCGGCGCGCTTGATGAAGACGGCAACGTCGTACGCGACCCCACCTTTCCGGACATCCCGCACTTTCTTGAGGCTTACGAGGCAATGCACGGCATGCTCCCTGAGAAAAGCGAGAAATTCGAGGCATATATGGCCTTTTTCGGCGCTGGTTTTCCGGCACAGAAAATGGCGTTGCTGCCCAAATCGACGCCTGCACCCATCGTGGCGGCTTTTGCGCAGGCTTTCGCAGATGCGCTTCAGGACCCGGAACTGATCGCACGCAAGTCCGATGTACTGGGCGAGTATCCACAAGCCACCGGCGCCAAGGCGGATCGCCTGTTCGAGATCGCCACCGTGATCAGCCCCGAAGCCAAGCAGTGGATGCGGGAATACCTAACCCGCAACTACAACGTCGCATTCTGA
- a CDS encoding IclR family transcriptional regulator, translating into MPTVSSSLGEGTQSVLLTVAILERLARVDGPISISELAREIDASKSRLFRHLQTLAHSDFVAHDEASGGYAVGSRLLEICRTLNRRYDLLSIALPVLQDLRNQTGHTAILSRVDTVGVHVLTSLSSESPIVLEVRAGTVLPLDTSAQGRVALAFAPASRFTGNGPFSQAFKRLAKDNAGELDRILQQGWATAQMREGLMGKGAPVLDSSGTLVATLGLLDTATAMKSQDVQDTDHLKAAAKRFERELAQAKFAND; encoded by the coding sequence GTGCCAACCGTAAGCAGCTCTCTTGGTGAGGGGACGCAGTCCGTTCTTCTGACCGTGGCCATTCTGGAACGATTGGCGCGCGTCGACGGACCGATCAGCATCAGTGAACTCGCGCGCGAGATCGATGCCTCCAAAAGTCGCTTGTTCCGGCATCTGCAAACGCTGGCACACAGCGATTTCGTAGCGCATGACGAAGCCTCGGGCGGTTATGCGGTCGGTAGCCGATTGCTTGAAATCTGTCGCACGCTTAACCGCCGTTATGACCTGCTCAGCATCGCTTTGCCGGTATTGCAGGATTTGCGCAACCAGACCGGGCATACGGCCATTCTGTCACGGGTCGATACGGTGGGGGTGCATGTCCTGACATCGCTGTCCAGTGAATCACCCATCGTGCTGGAGGTGCGGGCCGGTACGGTCCTGCCGTTGGACACCTCGGCACAGGGCCGCGTTGCGCTGGCCTTTGCGCCGGCAAGTCGGTTCACCGGCAACGGACCGTTTTCGCAGGCATTCAAACGTTTGGCGAAAGACAATGCAGGCGAACTGGACCGTATCTTGCAGCAGGGATGGGCGACGGCGCAGATGCGCGAAGGATTGATGGGCAAGGGCGCGCCGGTTCTTGATTCCAGCGGCACTTTGGTCGCTACGCTGGGGCTTCTCGACACTGCCACGGCGATGAAGAGTCAGGACGTGCAGGACACCGATCACTTGAAAGCCGCCGCGAAACGGTTCGAAAGGGAGCTTGCGCAGGCGAAATTCGCTAACGACTAG
- a CDS encoding amidohydrolase, giving the protein MIDPGLAPLVDVHAHVFDDTVPLASTAWHRPARPAPTEDFLSTLDTAGVRFGVVAAASIFGDYNDYALSAVRQHKRLRTTVIVPPDIDAKVLRQMDQDGAVGVRLQFRNVAHPPDLSSAPYKRLFGLVADLGWHVHLHDTGERLPDYIQAIEAAGPRLVIDHFGRPDPLGGALSSGFQAVLRAVQRGRTWVKLSAGFRIEPPEATGSLARVLLSEAGTERLLWGSDWPFVAYEEQMTYEQAVASYHADVPDAARRREIDLTALKFYFNQEAGDAEERSDH; this is encoded by the coding sequence TTGATTGATCCCGGCCTTGCCCCTCTGGTGGATGTCCACGCGCATGTTTTTGATGATACTGTGCCGCTGGCATCAACCGCCTGGCATCGCCCTGCACGCCCCGCCCCGACCGAAGATTTTCTAAGCACGCTTGACACCGCAGGTGTCCGGTTTGGGGTAGTAGCCGCGGCCAGTATCTTTGGCGATTACAATGACTACGCTTTGTCTGCTGTGCGACAACACAAGCGGTTGCGGACAACCGTCATTGTCCCGCCCGACATTGATGCCAAAGTGCTTCGTCAGATGGATCAGGACGGGGCTGTAGGAGTGCGCCTTCAGTTCAGAAACGTCGCACATCCACCGGATCTGAGCAGTGCCCCCTACAAGCGGCTTTTCGGGTTGGTCGCGGACCTTGGGTGGCACGTGCATCTGCATGACACTGGCGAGCGACTTCCTGATTACATCCAAGCCATCGAGGCCGCCGGGCCGCGTCTGGTCATTGATCATTTCGGCCGCCCGGATCCATTGGGTGGAGCGTTGTCCAGCGGGTTTCAGGCTGTCCTGCGGGCGGTTCAGCGGGGGCGTACATGGGTGAAGCTGTCGGCCGGTTTCCGGATCGAGCCGCCAGAGGCGACGGGTTCCCTCGCCCGTGTTCTGCTTAGCGAAGCTGGAACGGAACGTCTGCTCTGGGGCAGCGACTGGCCGTTCGTCGCGTATGAAGAGCAGATGACATATGAGCAGGCGGTCGCAAGTTACCATGCCGATGTGCCGGATGCCGCGCGTCGACGGGAAATTGATCTGACAGCCCTCAAATTCTACTTTAACCAAGAGGCCGGAGATGCCGAAGAGCGCAGCGACCACTGA
- a CDS encoding alpha/beta hydrolase, with protein sequence MPKSAATTDVKRQDYDIETLDGVSIAVRVVRPVVPGDVGPVPILMLHGTRPGGRSEFDLPVAGGSLAQDLALAGHSSIIPDARGYGRSERPISMTQPPQQSRPFARCMEITRDIDAAVDELRRVTGADRIALMGWGVGATAVLAHATLWPEKISHLVLYNPLYGGGTSHPRYRDHPLEDPAHPGRFNAEHYGGYSYNDPRMLMDKWDKSIPIDDKDAWRDPAVATAFAAELLASDATSSERDPATYRSPNGMLEDSYFIGKGVALVHASQVYAKVLIIRPEMDYFARPEDVAALRSDLVNAPRVELYEPKNATHFVLLDRAERGRAEAIAKIIEFIRA encoded by the coding sequence ATGCCGAAGAGCGCAGCGACCACTGACGTCAAGCGTCAGGATTACGATATCGAAACGCTGGATGGAGTCAGCATTGCCGTACGCGTGGTGCGCCCGGTGGTGCCCGGCGACGTCGGGCCTGTTCCCATCCTGATGTTGCACGGCACAAGGCCCGGCGGACGCAGCGAATTTGATCTGCCCGTCGCTGGCGGATCGCTGGCGCAGGACCTCGCCCTGGCTGGTCACAGCAGCATCATTCCCGATGCGCGTGGCTATGGCCGGTCAGAACGGCCCATCAGCATGACGCAGCCGCCGCAGCAGTCGCGCCCCTTTGCCCGGTGTATGGAAATCACCCGCGACATTGATGCCGCCGTGGACGAACTGCGCCGCGTTACCGGTGCGGATCGGATCGCCCTGATGGGGTGGGGTGTCGGCGCGACCGCTGTCCTGGCCCATGCCACGCTCTGGCCCGAAAAGATCAGTCATCTGGTGCTCTACAATCCCCTGTACGGTGGCGGCACCAGCCATCCGCGCTACCGCGATCATCCACTCGAAGACCCCGCGCACCCGGGGCGTTTCAATGCGGAGCATTACGGCGGATACAGCTACAATGATCCGCGTATGCTGATGGATAAATGGGACAAATCGATTCCCATCGACGACAAGGATGCGTGGCGCGATCCGGCTGTCGCCACAGCATTCGCCGCCGAACTGCTGGCCAGCGACGCCACCTCGTCCGAGCGCGATCCGGCAACCTACCGCAGTCCCAATGGCATGCTCGAAGATAGCTATTTCATCGGCAAGGGTGTTGCTTTGGTTCACGCGAGCCAAGTGTATGCCAAGGTGCTGATCATCCGGCCCGAAATGGATTACTTCGCGCGTCCAGAAGATGTTGCCGCGCTTCGATCCGATCTGGTGAATGCCCCACGCGTCGAGCTTTACGAGCCGAAAAACGCCACCCATTTCGTTTTGCTGGACCGTGCCGAGCGTGGGCGGGCCGAAGCAATCGCAAAGATCATTGAATTCATCCGTGCCTGA